The Amblyraja radiata isolate CabotCenter1 chromosome 31, sAmbRad1.1.pri, whole genome shotgun sequence genome contains a region encoding:
- the rpl22 gene encoding 60S ribosomal protein L22 isoform X1, with product MAGGGLVAEGRLSAASFALGVSVVLLPGLTGAPATLAGRAQLAIYLAAINVLLVLLYRGFHYQIAVRACFLGFVCGCGLILSFGGSSWQHFGWYLCSLSLFHYSEYLVTAVINPRSLSLDSFLLNHSAEYKLAAMSSWVEFTIEKLLFPDMKQVTWLSFLGLLMVLFGELLRKSAMLTAGSNFNHIVQNEKAETHRLVTSGVYSWSRHPSYVGWFYWSIGTQVILCNPICIVGYTMASWRFFRERIEEEEMTLIQFFGEDYELYKKMIPTRLPFIKGAKLEP from the exons aTGGCGGGAGGCGGGCTGGTGGCCGAGGGTCGCCTCAGCGCCGCAAGCTTCGCGCTTGGAGTTTCCGTCGTCCTGCTGCCGGGCCTGACCGGCGCCCCGGCCACTCTCGCCGGCCGCGCCCAGCTGGCCATCTACCTGGCTGCCATCAACGTGCTACTGGTGCTGCTGTACCGGGGCTTTCACTATCAG ATTGCTGTTCGGGCCTGTTTCCTTGGTTTTGTTTGTGGCTGTGGTTTAATACTGAGCTTTGGAGGATCATCATGGCAACATTTTGGCTG GTATTTGTGCTCTCTGAGTTTATTCCATTATTCGGAATACCTTGTGACTGCAGTTATTAATCCCAGATCCCTCTCTCTAGACTCTTTCTTGTTAAATCATAGTGCAGAATACAAACTAGCAGCCATGTCTTCATGGGTGGAATTCACCATTGAGAAACTTCTCTTTCCAG ATATGAAGCAAGTTACGTGGCTCAGTTTCCTTGGTTTGCTGATGGTACTATTTGGCGAATTGCTGCGCAAATCAGCCATGCTAACTGCCGGGTCAAATTTTAATCATATCGTACAAAACGAGAAGGCAGAGACCCACAGGCTCGTCACCTCTGGAGTCTACTCTTGGTCCAGACATCCGTCCTATGTGGGCTGGTTTTACTGGAGTATTGGCACTCAG GTAATCTTGTGCAATCCCATTTGCATTGTCGGGTACACGATGGCTTCATGGCGTTTCTTTCGTGAACGCATTGAGGAAGAGGAGATGACTTTGATCCAGTTCTTCGGTGAAGATTATGAGCTGTACAAGAAAATGATTCCAACACGGCTCCCCTTCATCAAAGGTGCCAAACTAGAGCCATGA